The DNA region TCATCTTGTTTTGAGAATTTAGCCAAGAAAAATTCATCACCCAAGTCCACCAATCCAAGGTCCCCGTGCACCTCCACAATGCTTATTTtaagcaataatttttttatttttttttataaaaaaacacggTTTATACCGTGTTTCAAGCTCTAAAATAAGTATAATGCTACAGGAAAAACACTGTTTTACACACCCTTttcctataaatttatttttttatttgtttatgcaCACACTATATTACTATTCACTAAAATATACACATTATCTCATCAAAATATTAACTTGATCGTCCGAGGAGCTGATCGAGTCTCCAGCTCGGATAGACTTTTATATCAAAGACTTTGGAGCTGAGCGTGGATCGCCTAGCCCAGACACAACATCAATATTGAAAGCATTACATCATATGTTGTCGGTAGTGGCCATATTTCCAACAAGTTGATCCCATCCcatgtgatgttttgttcaAGTTTAGCTGATTGCATTAAATTTACCTTGTTTGTTACTTCTAGCTTttgatcaatataatatttcttatcttttttcttttcttcttgataaaaaaaataaatgaatcttctcattcatcaaaaaataaatttacctttAGCTGATCCCTCGTGCTGTgtctttttcatcatcttcGACATCAATCTGAAGCTGTTGGCCTAACTTATTATTATAGGGCCACTTTCTTCATATCTCTCTCTCGATTTAAAAACACCATTAATAGAGTGCAGACAAGGAAAACCATGAAACATAGCATTTGCAAACTAGAGATGCTCGAAGCATGAagctttctttagtttttttcatacAAGTTGCACAAATCTGCTCACTATCATTCATGTACTAACCAACGCTTTTGACCCTGAAATCTGAAGAACTGATGAGGCATATCATAAAATAGCCATGATTTCCTTCAAAACTTCTCTACACATCTCCACAACTTTTATCGTCTCAGGCATTCGTTTAGGTAaccttgttttttcaattgtcaACGTATCAAAGTAAGCTACATAAAGCATCAGAAATTACAATGACGCATGCATCTACAACACAAGAAGAATGTAATGCGCTTCTATAACATTCCATTCACAATTCGTGTTCAAAAAtgcaaaggagaaggaaaataaaaataaaaactgcttTACCAGGGACAGCATGAAATTAGTACTCATGGTAAAGCTAAAGCATCATAAAATACAAGATGACCGAGCAGTCACTCCCCTCTCCCTCCAACCCCTCAACACCCAATCCCACAAATGAGCCCCAGCACCTTCATTAGTGCAGTGCGATGAATGGTCACTGTCACTGCCTCTTGTGGGTCACCTTCTTCAAAGGAGACGACAAACCAACTCTTGTGATTAATTTCAAGCAATCCTTGATGTTTTCAGCAAGTTTCGTTCTCATAAAGTTTTCTGAAGAATGATACACCAGTTTGACTTGTCAAAAAATCGATCAACTACTACTGCATTGTTCATTCCAGAAACCAACCTGAAAAAAATGATGCAGCAGAAACCAGCATAAAGAGTTtgtaaatcaaataaataaaaacatgatacaGAAGAAAGGTGGAGGATGTTAAACAAGATGACTTGCATATGCATacaaagtaaagaaaaatgaGGACATCAACAGTTTGAATGGTTTACAAATCACATGCGAGATGCTGACTATGATCAGAGATGGGTGGATGgccataaaatatatcatttataacaaaaaaaaattcatcctaggagtaaaaattaaaatagaatacATAAAAAACACGCATTTACCTTTCAAGTTCACCTTCACTGAAGACATGGTAGTACCTGTTATATACCACAGCACCTTTTTTATCATCCTTCTTTGCCAAGCCATTTTCAAGAGCACATGCAGATGCACCACTGACCTCAGCACGGTGGTAAGGTAAGTGCCAAGGCACAAAATACTCCTGTTGATTTTGTACACTGCTATCATCTTTAGACGTTGAAGGCATAGTTCCCTTTAACTCATGGTTTAGACTCTCGGTATCTTTTTCATGCTCCTTCGAATTATTCTCGGTTTCAGGGATGCTTTCTAGTGTGATAGATGAAGGGCTTCGAATACGAGGACTACCTGGTCCTATCCACTCATCAACATACTCCTGTTGATTTTGTACACTTCTAACATCTTTAGATGTCGAAGGCACAGTTCCCTTGAACTTGTGGTTTAGACTCTCGGTATCTTTTTCATGCTCCTTTGAATTATTCTCGGTTTCAGGGATGCTTTCTAGTGTGATGGATGAAGGGCTCCGAATACGAGGACTGCCTGGTCCTATCCACTCATCAACGTACTTTTGGTTAAGCGGAGTCCATTTTGTAACCAATGATCGATCCTCCTGTTCTACAGCCCACACAGTTATTAGAATCAGACCACCCTTTTTGACAGCTCGGACTAATTCATCTATTGCCCTCTTCCTCCTGTTCTCCGTACTCAGGTGATGTAACACTGCTATAGATATTGCCGCGTCACCAAAACCAGTTCGGTAAGGAAGATTTACTGCATCTGCAACAAGAACTTCATGACCTCTGTCTGCACAAATTTTGATAAGTGGTCCACTTATATCACATCCTACAAAAGTGCAATCCGGATTAAACCCCAAGTACTTCCCATTTCCACATCCTGCATCCAATACAAGAGATCCTGAGGGCAAGGAGTTTAGAAAGGTTGCAACTTTTGGCCACTTGGCAAACCTGGTGGAACTAAAATGAGGTGCAATGGCATCATAAACACGATGCACAtaattcttttctatttcaGGGGTGGACTGTACACTTGACGATGAACCTGTCTCTTCTTCAACTAATGGCATGGGTTGAACATGAGATTCTCCATCAGATACAAGAGTACGCACACTAGACGAGCCCTTTACTTTGATTCCTCTCATGGGTTTAAAAATTCCAGGATGGCAGACCCCACGAAATACAAAATTGGGTAAACTGAACGCCTCCCAGGTTGCTTCAGTGAATCTATATGATCTCAGAAAGCAAAAGACCATCACCTCAAAACACACATTTTAAAAGAGACAATATCCTGCACGAGGCCATAAAACTACATGAAGATGATTGAAAAGTAACAATTAGTTAAACAACGATTAGACAAGCGCATGAACGGCAGTTCTTTAAATGTATCAAGCTGCATTTTCTTCACACAAAGACCTCTCAGCTAATTTTGCGTTTTtggcaaaataaaatgaaatgaaattgttagttctttaaataaattacagACAAAcctaacaaaaacaattagatTCCGAAGATCCATTTATCTTATCAAGAACAGAACAGAGAAATCAAAAATCTTAAATCAGACTAAGCAATTCATTTCCAAGTGAATCATATGTTAAAGGTCTCattaactccataaaaaaatcaaaacttcagCCATAGttaaaatctattaatttaGGGGAAGCTAAAAGTTGGTCTCTGAACAAATTGGACTATCATTATATGTACATATAAGAGAAAATAGATAGGCATAAATGATAATAAGTTCATTGAGATATAAAGAGGTTACCTGATTGAACGGATATGGCGTCTTTGAGGAATATTATTTGCAGTTATGATTTTGAGGGTTAGGGTTTTCGAGAGTGAAGGACCGAAGGAGTATTTTTACTTTGGTTTAAACGACTTTTTTGGTCCCTATACTGTTGTAATTCTGGTGTTACGGACCCTTATTGTTTCGAGTTACTAATGCATCCCTTGTACCTCATGATGTTTTGTGACGTGGACCTTTCATCCAACTCAAACGTTAATATTGTCTGAATGTTCCCATCAGCCAATAAAATTGAGGACTTTGTTtctatttcttatctttttaggTTTTCAAGTTTGCATCAGTGTTTCGTTTTGAGTtggtttcaaaatttttaaaattttaaaaaataatatctaaattattgaactttaaaaatctTGACGCAGCTATTTATACATACcgagtttttaaattaaatagtataaaaattttattatatttattagataaatctaaaaaaaaaaagaccatatTCACTCTAATTACCATAAAAATACAACTCAGGTTATGAATTTTACcgggtttaattaattttttattttataataagatgaaaaaataaaaataaaattacaattaaaatctaatactaaatgataaaattaattaaaaatttaatattaaacgataaaatttaaaaagaaaaaacactaaaaaaaacttataaccCAAGTTATTGACTCTActatattaaactaattttattttataatattataaaaaataaaactgattcGCAATCAACTcgatgataaataataaaatcaattaaaaatctaatattaaaagtgaaattaaaaaaaataaagaagaaaaaccaagataccaattaaaaaagataaaaaaagaagaagaagaagaagaagaagctgatgGAATATGCTAGGCTTACTAAGAAAGCACAGACGTGTGGGTCAGGATAGACTCGTTTGTGAACTTCTatatccatcttttttttattaaaaataaataaataaattatatctacATTACTCTCACGCGTTAATTACCAAGTTACAATACATTTcagtttatttagtttttgttaataagtGCTTCATTAACAAATTGAATTGATAAGGGTCTGGATCGATAAAGTTAAAACAGTAGAGGGACCGTAAGGGTCATATTACCTTTGACTTCAATTCATTTGGTTACGAAGAGGACAGGCCTGTGATGTGCGAGTTGAACTCGTCAACCTATGACCGTTGGATTGGAGATTTGTGACTTCAGCAGCTCGTCCATCATCCATGTCGGTGATCCCTTACCACGTGTGGTCTTCAGGTCTTCAGGCAAGCCTTGGGTTGGtccttcaattataaaaaaaggtttagcTGGATAtccaaagaaatataattttcaattaggTCTGTAATATAGTCGTAGATTTTTACCATATCCTCCATCCTTGTCtgttaataaattataactttctaaaaaaaaaatcctgtataaatttgcatttttttgcaataaaggaaatgttttttttatttattattttttataaaaaaaactcttcatgCCCATGCTCATCATGCTCAATAtctaattcatttaaaaatttattttataaaatatttatttttaataatatttttaatatgtgtaatctcttataatattttaatttttttttgttaagaaaacaatatttaatcTGGAGCAGAGCGACATTGCAAAAACTATTATTTAGATAAGAGATTTGTTTGGGACATGCTTgaaacggttttttttttttaattattttttttaaaaaaaattatattttaaattattttaatatattaatacaaaaataatttttaaaataaaatagatttagcATTTTCTGTTCATTAGCTCCAGTCCCTGAACCCCTTTCAGAGGGTTTTACAAACAGACGATGTTGCCCTCTTCACTCAAGTTATCAAGAGTAGCGACGGCCACCGTGGCCCGAACAGCCCGGTTGGGACTCACCTCCTTCAAACTATCTTCATCATCGCCATATAGATTGATCCATGATGGAATCATCAAAAGCCCAAATGCAAACCCAGTTGCTCTTCAAATGATTGACTACGCTCTATCTCTTGCCAAATCTCAAAGATCAGGTTTCGTTTACATTTCTAcataatttctctctctttcttgatTCCCCTTTTCACTTATCGATTGATTATGCAGATGAATCGCATGCCCAAGCTATGTTAGTCCTAGAGCAGTGCCTCTCTTCTCAATCTAGTGAAAACCAAGATGTTGTTACCCATAATTCAAAGGGAATGGTCCTGCTTGCTATGTCTAGCTTATTATCTGCAAGGTCTTTCATTTGTCCCCCTTTTCTATTTAACTTGgttttataatattgattttgcATGTTGGAAATGTTGTATTGATTTTTAATCTGGTGTTATTTAGAGGAAGTTATGATGATGCAATGGAAAAACTGCAAAATATTCAAGATTTAATACACTCTCATTTGGATGTTAGAGGTGGGTGATTGTGACTTCTATCTGTATTTCTTTCTCTTACAATTAACATTGGCTTGCTGAGTTTTGGTTATGCAATGGAAATgccgttgttgttgttgtttttgttatagTTGCTGCAATGGAAGCTCTTGTTGGGCTCAATTTAGAGATGGGGAATGTAAGTTTCTTTTAAgactatatttttttgtgtattttacaATAACCCAGTTTTCTATTTAcgagttaaaaaatttatccgGAGATGGTTCCCCCTTATATAGGATGATACTTCATCAGTGCTCGCAGATAAATGCTTAGAACTCTTAGGaaaagttgaattaaaaaatagtgaTGAGGGCTCTGAGGTTGCAAGTGCTCGGGCTAAAGCAATCAAAGGGCTAGCTGAGCTTGTCCAAGGCAATCTTGAATCAGGTTCACGTAAAACCATTTCTACATTTTAGTTAATCTATTTGATGTTGTTCTCGTTTGTTTCATTGTTGAATTCTGGGCTGTGTCTGTCCAGCTGAACCATTCTTCCAAGGATTTCTGGACAATAAAGGCTGCATTGGTGAGCATCACTTTggttttaagaaaattttagtAGACAATTGCAGACTGCATTTTGATATCCTGGTGTATAGGAAATGCTGCTTTATCATATGGAGAATTCTTGCATGCCACGAGAAACTTTTCACTGGCAAAGGACTTCTACCAGAAGGTTATTCATGAGGTggctaaaaaaaaagactttacaGATATCCGTGCCCTGGCAGCTTGTAATATGGCTTCAGAGGAAGTTCTGCTTGCAGCTACCTGTGCCTTGGGACAGCTTGAGGTGCACATGGGGTATGCTTAGAGTTATTTTTATGCCCTTAATTGACCATTTCATTTGTATCGCTGTCTTTTCATTCCATTTAAAACTTATATTCGTTTCAGGAACTTTGGCAATGCAGAAGAGACATTGACTAGTGCACTAAAACAGAGCTGAGCAAATTTTTGGTGTGCTATTTTGAATTTGTactttttaattgcattttaaTTTGGAACTTTTTGGAGTTTATCCAAGGATCTATCAGAACTCTCTATGGTTTTATTGTTGTCATGTAGGCTCTCGTCATCCCAAGGTTGGTGTAGTTTTAACCTGCCTGGCTCTCATGTTCCAGCATAAAGCAAAACAAGAGCACTCAAGTTCTCTTTTAATACAAGAGGTCAGAACCTTACCTTACGCATAGAAATACTGTccgaattttaaaatttcaatctctaTCCTTCACTTTATTACCTCACCATCAGTTAACCTTCatggtttaaaattataacttggTTGATTTTTGGATCATTGATCTCATCTAGCAAGTTAGAGTTCCAAGTATATGTTGGATCTAGGGACCATCATGGtagaatattatttgttttggcaAAGGTTATGAGGCATTACCCCGTAGTAATCAAACTTTAGATAGATAGATAAGATAGGTAGTGTCAGATTAATTTTCCTTTGGTTCATTGAGAACCTCACTTTAGTCTCTTGaatcatttctccttttcttgagggaaaaaaaagaagaaaagaattcaGTGTCATGTTCATTTGTTGATTGAAGTGGTCACGTACAACATTGGTATAACATTCAGCTTGATGCGGTCAAGTCACTGTAACTTATTTGTGTTTTCACTCTTTTTGCTATGGTATGGGTCATAAATCATTGACAGGGTCTTTATAGAAGGGCAATAGAGTTGCTGAAAGCTCCACCTCTGGACTTAGAAGGTAtatgaagttgattttttttccctctcatgCAAGTACAGtactcattttgtttttgattgcGCAGTTAACAGCACAATGAGATGTAGGATGGATGTCATTGCTCTTGCAAGAGGTACGGTTGACTATTTAACTGCTTAGATATGCATTTTGATATTCTTTTGGTATTGATATGAATATCGTGCCAATTGTCCTAGTTAACCATTTTATCAAGCCTGTCCTTGTTCACTTCTCTGAAGCCTTGAATGTTGTGGCCTCTGCTGTGAATCCTGTCCCTAAACAACCATTCAGGCATCATTATACCTTGTTACCTTGACTTGGGTTTTGTGGTTGCAAGGCGGGTAGGTGTTTCTAAGTTTGTGTAAATCTGGAGTGGTTTTGTTATCTGCTTGGATTGTAGAATGCTTCAAGAGTGTTTTGTGCACAGGATGGACAATATCTGATGTCTGGAAGTGTAATTAGCTAGGAGGTTAAATTTGGAGATAACCACAATTTTAGTGTTTCTATGAGCTCCTCTTTTTC from Populus alba chromosome 14, ASM523922v2, whole genome shotgun sequence includes:
- the LOC118041715 gene encoding tRNA (carboxymethyluridine(34)-5-O)-methyltransferase; its protein translation is MVFCFLRSYRFTEATWEAFSLPNFVFRGVCHPGIFKPMRGIKVKGSSSVRTLVSDGESHVQPMPLVEEETGSSSSVQSTPEIEKNYVHRVYDAIAPHFSSTRFAKWPKVATFLNSLPSGSLVLDAGCGNGKYLGFNPDCTFVGCDISGPLIKICADRGHEVLVADAVNLPYRTGFGDAAISIAVLHHLSTENRRKRAIDELVRAVKKGGLILITVWAVEQEDRSLVTKWTPLNQKYVDEWIGPGSPRIRSPSSITLESIPETENNSKEHEKDTESLNHKFKGTVPSTSKDVRSVQNQQEYVDEWIGPGSPRIRSPSSITLESIPETENNSKEHEKDTESLNHELKGTMPSTSKDDSSVQNQQEYFVPWHLPYHRAEVSGASACALENGLAKKDDKKGAVVYNRYYHVFSEGELERLVSGMNNAVVVDRFFDKSNWCIILQKTL